The genomic segment GGAAGGTGCTGGCGGATTCGGTGAACTGACGCACCCCGGACTCCGCCTGCGCCATCTTGCTGTCTACGTCTTCGCTACTCTTCGTGAGGCTGGCGACCGCGTCGCCGAGATTGGCCAACATGGGGTTACGCCTCCTCTTCAGTGCTGCTGATCTCGTGCATTTGTCGTTCCAGCGCCTCGGCCTCGTGGGCACGGCCGGAGCTGCGCAGCGCCGCGATGGTCTCGCTCAGCACGGCCGCGGCCTGCTTGCGCTGCGCGTCGGCGCGCTCGAGGGCCCCCCGTCGAACGTACACGTCGGCCAGCTCGAGCAAGACGTCGACCATGTCGAGACCCTCGCCGGACGGCGCGTGCGTCTGCGCCTGGAGCGCAGCGTGCAGCGCCTGTTCTTCGGCGTCGAGATTCCCGTCCTCGCGCCACGTGCACGCCAGCTCGCGGTGGGTCGCGGCCACCTCTGCGAATCGAGGAACGAAGAAGTCCTTGTAGGCGGCCAGCGCGCGCTTCAGCAGCGGCCGGGCGACGGCGGTTCGTTTGCGAGCCGTGTACACGGCGGCGAGCTCGCGATACGACTCGGCAAGCTGCAGCCCGTCGGTCTCGGCGTTTCGACTACGAATGTCGAGGGCGCGTTCGAAGAACGCCTGCGCTTCATCGAGGTCTCCCTCGCGGTAGTGCATGGCGCCGAGCGCGCGCACCACTGAGACGTAGCTCTCGCCCTGGGGGCTGTCGCTCTCCCCTCTCACGATGCCGAGCGCGCGCTCGAACAGAGAGGCTGCCTTCGAGGCCTGCCCGGCCAGTACGTAGATGTTTCC from the Pseudomonadota bacterium genome contains:
- a CDS encoding tetratricopeptide repeat protein, with the translated sequence RQRLQEALALCDASDATCAPLRASILGVLATVAMFTRDHAVAENALEECVRLHDAVDGLEVGVLAQALQALGEFRARQGNYAQALDVLMRACLAYEQASGVDATLQTACHRTLAQVEAHLGMWDEACGCLLKVIDQLEARLGKDHPEIAEVLVECGNIYVLAGQASKAASLFERALGIVRGESDSPQGESYVSVVRALGAMHYREGDLDEAQAFFERALDIRSRNAETDGLQLAESYRELAAVYTARKRTAVARPLLKRALAAYKDFFVPRFAEVAATHRELACTWREDGNLDAEEQALHAALQAQTHAPSGEGLDMVDVLLELADVYVRRGALERADAQRKQAAAVLSETIAALRSSGRAHEAEALERQMHEISSTEEEA